A single region of the Demequina sp. genome encodes:
- the gyrA gene encoding DNA gyrase subunit A → MTSDITEPHNHGAIEQVDLNVEMQQSYLDYAMSVIVGRALPDVRDGLKPVHRRVIYAMYDGGYRPDRAFSKCTRIIGEVMGNYHPHGDGAVYDTLVRMVQDWSLRYPLADGQGNFGSPGNDPAAAHRYTESRMSPIAMEMVRDIDKETVDFKDNYDGRTQEPTVLPARFPNLLVNGSAGIAVGMATNIPPHNLREVASGVQWYLEHPKASREELLEALIERIQGPDFPTGAMILGRRGIEDAYRTGRGSITMRSVVTVEELQGRQCLVVTELPYQVNPDNLALKIAELVKDGKVTGIADIRDETSGRTGQRLVIVLKRDAVAKVVLNNLYKHTQLQETFGANMVALVDEVPRTLSIDAFVRHWVTHQIEVIQRRTEYRLREAEREAHILRGYVKALDLLDEVIALIRRSPNVDEAREGLMKLLDVDEVQATAILNLQLRRLAALERQKIEDDFAKLMAEIEELKSILASESRQRTIISEELAEIVRKYGDERRTEISPFDGSVDFEDLIAEEEVVVTITSGGYAKRTRSDQYRAQRRGGKGVRGATLRSDDVVSHFFVTTTHHWLLFFTNLGRVYRAKAYELPEGGRDSKGQHVANMLAFQPGEEIAQVLALKSYADKPYLVLATKRGLVKKTELTAYDSNRSGGLIAINLRDVEGEDGELRPDELVAARLVSAEDDLLLVSRKGQSIRFTADDTQLRPMGRATSGVTGMKFRDADELLAADVVMPGMYSLVVTEGGYAKRSDMDEYRVQGRGGLGIKVAKLQEQRGDLVGALLVDEADEVLVIMESGKVMRSPVSGVPAKGRDTMGVIFAKPAEGDRIIAIARNVERNLGDEEAEGEEPAL, encoded by the coding sequence TTGACATCTGACATCACCGAACCGCACAACCACGGAGCGATCGAGCAGGTCGATCTCAATGTGGAGATGCAGCAGTCCTACCTGGACTACGCCATGTCCGTCATCGTGGGGCGCGCCCTGCCAGACGTGAGGGATGGGCTCAAGCCCGTCCACCGTCGGGTCATCTACGCGATGTACGACGGCGGCTACCGGCCCGACCGCGCGTTCTCCAAGTGCACCCGCATCATCGGCGAGGTGATGGGCAACTATCACCCGCACGGTGACGGCGCAGTCTACGACACCTTGGTGCGCATGGTGCAGGACTGGTCCCTGCGCTACCCGCTCGCGGATGGCCAGGGCAACTTCGGCTCGCCGGGCAACGACCCCGCGGCCGCACACCGCTACACCGAGTCGCGCATGTCCCCCATCGCCATGGAGATGGTGCGGGACATCGACAAAGAGACGGTGGACTTCAAGGACAACTACGACGGCCGCACCCAAGAGCCGACGGTGTTGCCGGCTCGGTTCCCCAACCTCCTGGTCAATGGTTCCGCGGGCATCGCGGTTGGCATGGCCACGAACATCCCTCCGCACAACCTGCGCGAGGTCGCGTCTGGCGTGCAGTGGTACCTCGAGCACCCCAAGGCATCGCGCGAGGAGCTGCTCGAGGCGCTCATTGAGCGCATCCAGGGCCCGGACTTCCCCACGGGAGCGATGATCCTCGGCCGCCGCGGCATCGAGGACGCGTACCGGACCGGTCGCGGCTCCATCACGATGCGCTCGGTTGTCACGGTGGAAGAGCTGCAGGGACGCCAGTGCCTCGTCGTCACCGAGCTGCCGTACCAGGTGAACCCGGACAACCTCGCGCTGAAGATCGCCGAGCTCGTCAAGGACGGAAAGGTCACGGGCATCGCGGACATCCGCGACGAGACCTCCGGCCGCACGGGCCAGCGCCTCGTGATCGTGCTCAAGCGCGACGCGGTTGCCAAGGTGGTGCTCAACAACCTCTACAAGCACACCCAGCTGCAGGAGACCTTCGGCGCCAACATGGTGGCGCTCGTGGACGAGGTGCCGCGCACGCTTTCCATCGATGCCTTCGTGCGCCACTGGGTGACGCACCAGATCGAGGTGATCCAGCGTCGGACCGAGTACCGCCTTCGCGAGGCCGAGCGCGAGGCCCACATCCTTCGCGGCTATGTGAAGGCGCTTGACCTGTTGGACGAGGTCATCGCGCTCATCCGGCGCTCGCCCAACGTGGACGAGGCGCGCGAGGGGCTCATGAAGCTGCTCGACGTGGACGAGGTGCAGGCCACCGCGATCCTCAACCTGCAGCTCCGCCGCCTCGCGGCCCTCGAGCGGCAGAAGATCGAAGACGACTTCGCAAAGCTCATGGCGGAGATCGAGGAGCTCAAGTCGATCCTCGCCTCCGAGTCGCGTCAGCGGACCATCATCTCCGAGGAGCTTGCGGAGATCGTGCGCAAGTACGGCGACGAGCGGCGCACCGAGATCTCGCCCTTTGACGGTTCGGTGGACTTCGAGGACCTCATTGCCGAGGAGGAGGTCGTGGTCACGATCACCTCCGGCGGGTACGCGAAGCGCACCAGGTCCGACCAGTACCGGGCGCAGCGCCGCGGCGGCAAGGGCGTGCGCGGCGCAACACTGCGGTCGGATGACGTCGTGAGCCACTTCTTCGTGACCACCACGCACCACTGGCTGCTGTTCTTCACCAACCTTGGCCGCGTGTACCGCGCGAAGGCGTACGAACTGCCCGAGGGCGGGCGCGACTCCAAGGGCCAGCACGTGGCGAACATGCTCGCGTTCCAGCCGGGCGAGGAGATCGCTCAGGTCCTGGCGCTCAAGAGCTACGCGGACAAGCCGTACTTGGTGCTCGCGACCAAGCGCGGGCTGGTCAAGAAGACCGAGCTCACGGCGTACGACTCCAACCGCTCCGGCGGGCTGATCGCGATCAACCTGCGCGACGTGGAGGGCGAGGACGGCGAGCTGCGTCCCGACGAGCTGGTCGCCGCGCGGCTGGTCTCCGCCGAGGACGACCTGCTGCTCGTGTCCCGCAAGGGACAGAGCATTCGGTTCACTGCGGACGACACCCAGCTGCGGCCGATGGGCCGGGCTACGTCCGGCGTAACCGGCATGAAGTTCCGCGACGCGGACGAGCTGCTCGCTGCCGATGTGGTGATGCCGGGGATGTATTCCCTGGTAGTCACCGAAGGCGGCTACGCCAAGCGCTCCGACATGGACGAGTATCGCGTCCAGGGCCGCGGCGGCCTGGGCATCAAGGTGGCGAAGCTCCAGGAGCAGCGCGGCGACCTCGTTGGCGCGCTCCTCGTGGACGAGGCCGACGAGGTGCTGGTCATCATGGAGTCCGGAAAGGTCATGCGCTCACCGGTTTCCGGGGTTCCCGCTAAGGGCCGCGACACCATGGGCGTCATCTTCGCGAAGCCCGCGGAGGGCGACCGCATCATCGCGATCGCGCGCAACGTGGAGCGAAACCTCGGGGATGAAGAGGCCGAGGGTGAGGAACCCGCGCTCTAG
- a CDS encoding aminoglycoside phosphotransferase family protein, with product MSWVVGSEVARGATAVITRGEPGTVVKTLTRQLPAIVMALEAAGSRAAMAAGLPAPALLAADLEGDPPTLTFEFVEGRTYAMQSREVGPALIGRILAELQHQIRQVPNPEVIRVEDFLGFQLSQVEVPERLRDAARRDLERLTSHGDRVLCHMDLHDNNVIKSPGGPVVIDWMNASAAPAEADVARTRLVVGNEQFYTPGDAGIMSETLAAYIARTEELAPGLVGASREWDRVIAVARVDEHIPDAEREAILERWGR from the coding sequence ATGAGCTGGGTAGTGGGGTCCGAGGTCGCGCGGGGCGCGACCGCCGTCATCACGCGCGGCGAGCCGGGCACGGTGGTCAAGACGCTGACGCGGCAACTGCCCGCGATTGTGATGGCACTCGAGGCGGCGGGCTCGCGCGCCGCGATGGCCGCGGGACTGCCGGCGCCGGCCCTACTGGCCGCAGACCTTGAGGGCGACCCGCCAACCCTGACCTTCGAGTTTGTGGAGGGGCGCACCTACGCGATGCAGTCGCGCGAGGTTGGGCCGGCGCTCATCGGCCGCATCCTCGCGGAGTTGCAGCACCAGATCCGCCAAGTGCCGAACCCGGAGGTGATCCGGGTGGAGGACTTCCTCGGATTCCAGCTGTCGCAAGTGGAAGTCCCCGAGCGGCTGCGGGACGCCGCGCGGCGCGACCTCGAGCGGCTCACCTCCCACGGCGACCGCGTGCTGTGCCACATGGACCTGCACGACAACAATGTCATCAAGTCGCCGGGTGGCCCCGTGGTGATCGACTGGATGAACGCCTCGGCCGCTCCGGCGGAGGCGGACGTGGCGCGCACCCGGCTTGTCGTGGGCAACGAGCAGTTCTACACGCCGGGGGACGCCGGGATCATGTCGGAGACGCTCGCCGCGTACATCGCGCGCACGGAGGAGCTGGCGCCGGGGCTGGTTGGGGCTTCTCGGGAGTGGGACCGGGTGATCGCCGTGGCGAGGGTAGACGAACACATTCCCGACGCCGAGCGGGAGGCGATCCTCGAGCGCTGGGGGCGGTAG
- the gyrB gene encoding DNA topoisomerase (ATP-hydrolyzing) subunit B gives MALNSPESPPERARIERDSTRAVLARVTRLEGEFVAQKDKKETTPAYGAENITVLEGLEAVRKRPGMYIGSTGERGLHHLVYEVVDNSVDEALAGYCDTITVTLLADGGVRTTDNGRGIPVDIHPTEGKPTVEVVMTILHAGGKFGGGGYAVSGGLHGVGISVVNALSYKVETEVKRQGHVWRQSFADGGKPQTTLVKGEKTDETGTQQTFWPDPAIFETTVFDFETLRARLQQYAFLNKGLSITLTDERPEHIAPDADDTGDEAPASRTVTYKYDGGLIDYVKHLNAAKKVEVVHPEVISLEAEDTEAKISVELALQWTNGYSEGVYTYANTISTTEGGTHEEGFRAALTSLVNKYARDKGLLKEKDENLTGDDVREGLTAVISVKLGEPQFEGQTKTKLGNTIAKTFVQKVVNERLTDWFDSHPNEGRDVIRKALQASQARQAARKAREATRRKGLLESGGMPGKLRDCSSKDPSISEIFLVEGDSAGGSAVRGRNPETQAILPLRGKVLNVERARLDRALANTEIQALFTAFGSGIGDEFDIEKARYHKIVLMADADVDGQHIRTLLLTVLFRYMRPLIEAGYVYLANPPLYRIKWSNADHDYAFSDRERDAMIELGKSNGKKLPKENGIQRYKGLGEMDYSELWETTMNPETRTLSQITMDDAALADETFSVLMGDDVESRRNFIQRNAKDVRFLDI, from the coding sequence ATAGCCCTCAATAGCCCAGAATCGCCGCCAGAACGCGCTAGAATTGAGCGAGATAGCACGCGTGCCGTATTGGCGCGCGTCACGCGCTTGGAAGGCGAATTCGTGGCCCAGAAGGACAAGAAGGAAACGACCCCTGCCTACGGCGCGGAGAACATCACGGTCCTTGAGGGCCTCGAAGCTGTCCGCAAGCGACCCGGCATGTACATCGGCTCCACCGGCGAGCGCGGCCTGCACCACCTAGTTTACGAGGTCGTCGACAACTCGGTCGATGAGGCGCTCGCGGGCTATTGCGACACGATCACGGTGACGCTCCTGGCAGACGGCGGCGTCCGCACCACCGACAACGGCCGCGGCATCCCCGTGGACATCCACCCCACCGAGGGCAAGCCAACGGTAGAGGTCGTCATGACGATCCTCCACGCGGGCGGAAAGTTCGGCGGCGGCGGATACGCGGTGTCGGGCGGCCTGCACGGCGTCGGCATCTCGGTCGTGAACGCGCTCAGCTACAAGGTCGAGACCGAGGTCAAGCGCCAGGGCCACGTGTGGCGGCAGAGCTTCGCCGACGGCGGCAAGCCGCAGACCACGCTGGTCAAGGGCGAGAAGACGGACGAGACCGGAACGCAGCAGACCTTCTGGCCCGACCCCGCGATCTTCGAGACCACGGTCTTCGACTTCGAGACCCTGCGCGCGCGCCTGCAGCAGTACGCGTTCCTGAACAAGGGCCTCAGCATCACGCTCACCGATGAGCGCCCCGAGCACATTGCGCCCGACGCTGACGACACTGGCGATGAAGCGCCGGCTTCTCGCACGGTCACCTACAAATACGACGGCGGCCTGATCGACTACGTGAAGCACCTCAACGCCGCCAAGAAGGTCGAGGTGGTGCACCCCGAGGTGATCTCGCTCGAGGCCGAGGACACCGAGGCGAAGATCTCGGTGGAGCTCGCGCTCCAGTGGACCAACGGCTACAGCGAGGGGGTCTACACCTACGCGAACACGATCTCGACCACGGAGGGCGGCACCCACGAGGAGGGCTTCCGCGCGGCGCTGACCTCCCTGGTCAACAAGTACGCGCGCGACAAGGGGCTGCTCAAGGAGAAGGACGAGAACCTCACGGGCGACGACGTCCGCGAGGGACTCACCGCGGTCATCTCCGTCAAGCTTGGCGAGCCGCAGTTCGAGGGCCAGACCAAGACCAAGCTCGGCAACACCATCGCGAAGACGTTCGTGCAGAAGGTGGTCAACGAGCGCCTCACCGACTGGTTCGACTCCCACCCCAACGAGGGTCGCGACGTGATCCGCAAGGCGCTGCAGGCTTCGCAGGCACGCCAGGCCGCGCGCAAGGCCCGCGAGGCGACGCGCCGCAAGGGCCTGCTCGAGTCCGGCGGCATGCCGGGCAAACTGCGCGACTGCTCGTCCAAGGACCCCTCGATCTCGGAGATCTTCCTGGTAGAGGGCGACTCCGCCGGCGGCTCCGCCGTGCGCGGCCGCAACCCCGAGACCCAGGCGATCCTGCCGCTGCGCGGCAAGGTGCTCAACGTGGAACGCGCGCGCCTCGACCGCGCGCTCGCGAACACCGAGATCCAGGCGCTGTTCACCGCGTTCGGCTCCGGCATCGGCGACGAGTTCGACATCGAGAAGGCCAGGTATCACAAGATCGTGCTGATGGCCGATGCCGATGTCGACGGCCAGCACATCCGCACCCTGCTGCTCACGGTCCTGTTCCGCTACATGCGCCCGCTCATCGAGGCCGGGTACGTGTACCTCGCCAACCCGCCGCTGTACCGCATCAAGTGGTCCAACGCGGATCACGACTACGCGTTCAGCGACCGCGAGCGCGACGCGATGATCGAACTGGGCAAGTCCAACGGCAAGAAGCTGCCCAAGGAGAACGGCATCCAGCGGTACAAGGGCCTCGGCGAGATGGACTACTCCGAGCTGTGGGAGACCACGATGAACCCGGAGACCCGCACCCTGTCCCAGATCACGATGGACGACGCGGCCCTCGCGGACGAGACCTTCTCCGTCCTCATGGGCGACGACGTCGAGTCCCGCCGCAACTTCATCCAGCGAAACGCGAAGGACGTGAGGTTCCTTGACATCTGA